A window of the Gorilla gorilla gorilla isolate KB3781 chromosome 8, NHGRI_mGorGor1-v2.1_pri, whole genome shotgun sequence genome harbors these coding sequences:
- the LRRC18 gene encoding leucine-rich repeat-containing protein 18, translated as MVKGEKGPKGKKINLKVAKNCIKITFDGKKRLDLSKMGITTFPKCILHLSDVDELDLSRNLIRKIPDSISKFQNLRWLDLHSNYIDKLPQSIGQMTSLLYLNVSNNRLTSNGLPVELKQLKNIRTVNLGLNHLDSVPTTLGALKELHEVGLHDNLLNNIPVSMSKLPKLKKLNIKRNPFPKPSESEMFIDSIRRLENLYVVEEKDLCAACLRKCQNARDNLNRIKNMATTTPRKTIFPNLISPNSMAKDSWEDWR; from the coding sequence ATGGTTAAGGGTGAGAAAGGCCCCAAGGGCAAGAAGATCAACCTCAAGGTGGCCAAGAATTGCATCAAAATCACTTTTGATGGGAAAAAGCGCCTTGACTTGAGCAAGATGGGAATTACCACCTTCCCCAAGTGTATTCTGCACCTTAGTGACGTGGACGAGCTGGACCTTAGCCGGAATCTGATCAGGAAGATCCCTGACTCCATCTCCAAGTTCCAGAACCTCCGGTGGCTGGACCTGCACAGCAACTACATAGACAAGCTGCCTCAGTCCATTGGCCAGATGACCAGCCTGCTCTACCTCAACGTCAGCAACAACCGGCTGACCAGCAACGGGCTGCCCGTGGAGCTGAAGCAACTCAAGAACATCCGCACTGTGAACCTAGGCTTGAACCACCTGGACAGTGTGCCCACCACGCTGGGGGCCCTGAAGGAGCTCCACGAGGTAGGGCTCCATGACAACCTACTGAACAACATCCCCGTGAGCATGTCCAAGCTCCCCAAGCTGAAAAAGCTCAACATAAAGCGGAACCCCTTTCCAAAGCCAAGTGAGTCAGAAATGTTCATAGACTCCATCAGGAGGCTGGAGAACTTGTATGTTGTGGAGGAGAAGGATCTGTGTGCGGCTTGCCTGAGAAAATGCCAAAACGCCCGGGACAACCTGAATAGAATCAAGAACATGGCCACGACAACACCGAGAAAGACCATCTTTCCCAATCTGATCTCACCCAATTCCATGGCCAAGGACTCCTGGGAAGACTGGAGGTGA